From Aneurinibacillus sp. REN35, a single genomic window includes:
- a CDS encoding DUF2179 domain-containing protein, translating to MFGEVIWVVAIFFSRVLDMSMAAIRTILLVRGKKLPAALIGFFEVLIFVIVLSKVMQSLDSPVNILAYCLGFATGNYVGAWLEGKMAFGNVLIQVISKNHSDRLVEEARAKGLGVTIVRGEGRDGERKIINIHAKRKWLDRILTRIGEVDPKAYVSIFDSRHAIGGFFGAGMVKKT from the coding sequence ATGTTTGGTGAAGTGATCTGGGTTGTCGCCATCTTTTTTTCCCGAGTTCTGGATATGTCGATGGCGGCGATCCGCACCATTCTACTTGTAAGAGGAAAAAAACTTCCTGCAGCACTTATTGGCTTCTTCGAGGTTCTGATCTTTGTTATCGTGTTGAGCAAAGTAATGCAGAGTCTTGATTCGCCGGTCAATATTCTTGCATACTGTCTCGGATTCGCGACAGGGAACTATGTAGGGGCATGGCTGGAAGGGAAAATGGCATTTGGTAATGTATTGATCCAAGTTATTTCTAAAAACCATTCAGATCGATTGGTTGAAGAAGCAAGAGCAAAAGGGCTTGGTGTAACCATTGTTCGTGGCGAGGGCAGGGATGGAGAACGGAAGATTATTAACATCCATGCAAAGCGAAAGTGGTTGGATCGAATTCTCACTCGTATAGGGGAAGTGGACCCCAAGGCATATGTCTCCATTTTTGATTCCAGGCATGCAATCGGTGGATTTTTTGGCGCAGGCATGGTCAAAAAGACATAG
- a CDS encoding 3-hydroxyacyl-CoA dehydrogenase family protein produces the protein MIQQAAVVGAGVMGHGIAQAYAQANIPVVLYDLEETYLAKAKQAIEANLTLQMQQEMLSEEAGKSALARIVYTTELKEAVQHADMITEAIPEVIELKWELYEKLECMAKPEAVIASNTSTLPISKLAEKMRTPERMIITHFFNPAQLIPLVEVVRHARTAEEVVTFTMEVMQAIGKQPVLLKKEVPGFIANRLQAAVVREAFHLLEEGVAEARDIDLAVTAGPGFRWAFIGPIETADFGGLDTWKRVIDNLAPELGQSKQASDLINERVTAGELGAKTGRGIYTYEEVSVADKIKERDKKFIELVKVKQG, from the coding sequence ATGATTCAACAAGCGGCCGTAGTAGGTGCCGGTGTGATGGGGCATGGAATTGCACAGGCTTATGCACAGGCAAATATTCCTGTCGTGCTATATGACCTAGAAGAAACCTATCTCGCCAAAGCCAAGCAAGCGATTGAGGCTAACCTTACGCTGCAAATGCAGCAAGAAATGCTTAGCGAAGAGGCAGGCAAAAGTGCGCTTGCCCGCATTGTCTATACAACAGAGTTAAAAGAGGCGGTTCAGCATGCGGATATGATTACCGAAGCTATTCCCGAAGTGATTGAGTTGAAATGGGAATTGTACGAAAAGCTAGAATGCATGGCCAAGCCGGAGGCTGTTATTGCATCCAACACATCGACGCTGCCGATCTCAAAGTTAGCGGAAAAGATGCGTACGCCGGAGCGCATGATTATTACTCACTTTTTTAATCCCGCACAGCTCATCCCGCTTGTTGAAGTGGTACGGCATGCGCGTACAGCCGAAGAAGTCGTAACATTTACAATGGAAGTAATGCAAGCGATTGGCAAGCAGCCGGTACTATTGAAGAAGGAGGTACCAGGATTCATAGCAAATCGCCTGCAGGCTGCAGTGGTGCGCGAAGCATTTCATCTGCTTGAGGAAGGCGTAGCGGAAGCGCGGGATATTGACTTGGCAGTGACAGCAGGGCCTGGTTTTCGTTGGGCTTTTATTGGTCCGATTGAGACAGCGGATTTTGGTGGATTGGATACATGGAAGCGTGTAATTGATAATCTAGCACCTGAACTCGGACAGAGCAAACAGGCTTCCGACCTGATTAATGAACGTGTCACAGCCGGAGAACTAGGTGCAAAGACGGGCCGAGGCATCTATACATATGAAGAAGTTTCTGTTGCCGATAAGATTAAAGAACGGGACAAAAAATTCATTGAACTAGTTAAGGTGAAACAAGGATAA
- a CDS encoding LutC/YkgG family protein — MANNGQEAFLNRIADKLGRPRRSGVISPVRDAKPYAHLHQGLDHEGLIQQFIENLRTLRTEVQRVLPQEIDEAFARIIEASPVRSAVYWDDERLHALGLANLLDTHGIVHRAWDVSSNEQELRHYASGVEMGIVYAEIGLSETGTVLLWNGGGRGRLVSLLPPIFVAILSETAIVPRMTEGVAYIKERMPDGLPACVNFITGPSRTGDIEMDLAFGVHGPGKVHIILIKEEKQ, encoded by the coding sequence ATGGCAAATAACGGACAAGAAGCCTTCCTGAATCGAATCGCAGATAAGTTGGGACGTCCGCGTCGCAGTGGAGTCATATCACCGGTCCGAGATGCGAAGCCTTATGCTCACCTGCATCAGGGACTGGATCATGAAGGACTTATACAGCAATTTATTGAGAATTTGCGCACACTACGGACAGAGGTGCAGCGTGTCTTACCACAGGAGATAGACGAAGCATTCGCCCGGATTATAGAAGCATCACCCGTTCGTTCTGCTGTCTACTGGGATGACGAACGCTTGCATGCTTTAGGATTGGCGAATCTGTTGGATACGCATGGGATTGTACACCGAGCATGGGATGTGTCTTCGAATGAGCAGGAATTGCGTCATTATGCATCCGGCGTGGAGATGGGGATTGTCTATGCGGAGATCGGGCTATCGGAGACAGGGACGGTGTTGTTATGGAATGGCGGCGGAAGAGGACGATTGGTGAGTCTTCTTCCGCCCATATTTGTGGCGATTTTATCTGAGACAGCGATCGTTCCGCGTATGACGGAGGGGGTTGCCTATATAAAAGAACGGATGCCAGACGGGCTTCCGGCGTGCGTGAACTTTATTACCGGGCCGAGTCGCACGGGAGATATCGAAATGGACTTGGCTTTTGGTGTACATGGCCCAGGCAAGGTCCATATCATTTTGATAAAAGAGGAGAAGCAGTAG
- a CDS encoding YycC family protein, with amino-acid sequence MKPNPISLETAKMLSEKLNVPIEQIMHMPQHILLQKLTEVTKQEDSKKADE; translated from the coding sequence ATGAAACCCAATCCTATTTCCTTAGAAACGGCGAAGATGCTGTCCGAAAAGCTGAACGTACCAATTGAGCAAATTATGCATATGCCGCAGCACATTCTGTTGCAGAAGCTTACTGAAGTCACAAAGCAGGAAGATTCAAAGAAAGCCGACGAATAA
- a CDS encoding MBL fold metallo-hydrolase — protein sequence MNQYGLYQVTIPLPFRLNHVHCYAAHNEGKWSIIDTGLNRPETRQAWETAFQEHGISPQSIERIILTHHHPDHFGFAGGMQEWSAADVYMSEEAEERALFSWTKENFMRNQSFYIAAGMPEQVVRQLGDNDDLFYGLVRPFPRDMKRIEEANTYRIGELVYEAIKTPGHAEGHICFYNKEEKVLLAGDHLLKKISPNISHHGHGDANPLQTYLTSLEKIRKLDIALVIPGHGPVFTDAQERIEELLQHHEERLTHILDVMKGEMSAYAISQKLFSRALTVHEQRFAIGETIAHLNYLEQQKKIVVCRDTPQHIYKRI from the coding sequence ATGAACCAATATGGACTTTATCAAGTAACCATTCCACTTCCGTTTCGCTTAAATCACGTACATTGTTATGCTGCCCATAATGAAGGGAAATGGAGTATTATCGATACCGGACTCAACCGACCGGAAACGCGTCAAGCATGGGAGACGGCATTTCAGGAGCATGGGATTTCTCCTCAGAGCATTGAGCGCATTATTCTAACCCATCATCACCCGGACCATTTCGGCTTTGCCGGAGGGATGCAAGAGTGGAGTGCGGCGGATGTATATATGAGTGAAGAGGCAGAAGAACGTGCGCTTTTTAGCTGGACCAAAGAGAACTTTATGCGCAATCAGTCATTTTATATAGCGGCAGGCATGCCAGAACAAGTGGTGAGACAGCTTGGAGACAATGATGATCTGTTCTATGGATTGGTGCGCCCATTTCCGCGAGATATGAAGCGCATTGAAGAGGCGAATACATATCGTATCGGTGAGCTTGTTTATGAAGCGATCAAAACACCGGGACATGCGGAAGGACACATATGCTTCTACAACAAAGAAGAGAAGGTTCTGCTGGCTGGTGACCATCTGCTGAAAAAAATATCTCCTAATATTTCCCATCATGGGCATGGAGACGCTAATCCGCTTCAGACGTACCTCACCTCTCTTGAGAAAATAAGGAAGCTTGATATCGCTTTGGTCATCCCGGGTCATGGACCTGTCTTCACAGATGCGCAAGAGCGTATAGAAGAGTTGCTTCAGCACCATGAGGAACGATTGACACACATTCTGGATGTGATGAAAGGGGAGATGAGTGCCTATGCGATCTCTCAAAAGCTGTTCTCCCGAGCGCTTACGGTTCATGAACAGCGATTTGCCATCGGTGAAACGATCGCCCATCTTAATTATTTGGAGCAGCAGAAAAAGATTGTAGTCTGCCGAGATACACCACAGCATATATATAAAAGGATATGA
- a CDS encoding glycerol dehydratase reactivase beta/small subunit family protein has translation MQPTYLPILYLEGVDASVLQEISAGLEEEGVPFSCIKVEDSGQEAAMLGYQAAALSSLGVGIGVTAGGRCAICHEMLECSSPYYSGAVANSRLVGHNAARLVKGMPLKVEVR, from the coding sequence ATGCAGCCTACATACCTCCCGATTCTCTATCTAGAAGGGGTGGATGCTTCTGTGCTGCAAGAGATTAGCGCAGGTCTTGAAGAAGAGGGGGTGCCATTTTCTTGCATAAAAGTAGAAGATAGCGGACAGGAGGCGGCGATGCTTGGTTATCAAGCAGCAGCGCTTTCATCACTTGGTGTCGGTATTGGAGTGACGGCAGGTGGTAGATGTGCAATCTGTCATGAAATGCTTGAATGCAGCTCTCCATATTACAGTGGGGCTGTTGCTAATAGCCGCTTGGTAGGACATAACGCCGCTCGACTTGTAAAAGGCATGCCGTTAAAAGTGGAAGTTCGCTAA
- a CDS encoding DUF779 domain-containing protein — MAEVERVLVTEKALDLIEKLKERHGPLMFHQSGGCCDGSSPMCYAKGEFMVGDQDVLLGEIGESPFYMSKPQYEYWKHTQLIIDVVKGRGGMFSLEGPEGMRFLTRSRVFTEEERERLNGK; from the coding sequence ATGGCAGAAGTCGAGCGGGTGTTGGTGACAGAGAAGGCGCTCGATTTAATTGAGAAGCTGAAGGAGAGGCATGGGCCGTTGATGTTTCACCAATCTGGAGGCTGCTGCGATGGAAGTTCACCGATGTGCTATGCAAAAGGTGAATTCATGGTAGGCGATCAGGATGTCCTGCTTGGAGAAATCGGTGAAAGTCCATTCTATATGAGCAAACCTCAATATGAATATTGGAAGCATACACAGCTTATTATCGATGTTGTGAAAGGGCGAGGCGGCATGTTCTCGCTTGAAGGGCCGGAAGGGATGCGTTTTTTAACTCGCTCCCGTGTATTTACAGAAGAGGAGCGAGAAAGGCTGAATGGCAAGTAA
- a CDS encoding DUF1294 domain-containing protein gives MEWIGGYLLAVNLCGWLFMRMDKRRARRQAWRIKEQTLFLIALLGGALGCLIGMYMFRHKTRHARFVWGMPLILAIQIALIMFYGGRLFL, from the coding sequence GTGGAATGGATAGGTGGATACCTGCTTGCCGTAAATTTATGCGGTTGGCTGTTTATGAGGATGGATAAGCGAAGAGCGCGCCGTCAGGCGTGGCGTATCAAAGAACAAACATTATTTTTGATTGCGCTGCTTGGAGGGGCGCTGGGCTGTTTGATCGGCATGTATATGTTCCGCCATAAGACACGGCATGCGAGATTTGTATGGGGAATGCCGCTTATTTTGGCGATTCAGATTGCTCTTATCATGTTTTATGGAGGCCGGTTGTTTTTGTGA
- a CDS encoding YdcF family protein, producing the protein MSKKIRIGLAVALGVVLLIIFLYKSMLNSFAHYLVYPDREVSSDFIVLLGGETDGQRTRKAVELYRAGVAPKIIVSSGAQISWRTTESKEMVALLRELQVPDRDIILETKSLSTYENARYTKELLEKKQLAARRITLVTDHWHTRRAVFVFKHVFKASDVEITSVGSRSLKKIELEQWWQDHESTQTILSEWARLVVYRLKY; encoded by the coding sequence GTGAGTAAAAAGATAAGGATCGGATTGGCTGTCGCACTTGGCGTCGTGTTATTGATTATTTTTTTATATAAGTCGATGCTGAATAGTTTTGCACATTATCTTGTATATCCGGATCGGGAGGTGTCAAGCGATTTTATTGTGCTGCTTGGCGGGGAGACGGATGGGCAGCGGACGCGTAAAGCTGTAGAATTATACCGTGCTGGAGTGGCACCGAAAATCATCGTTTCATCGGGTGCTCAGATTTCGTGGCGCACAACAGAAAGTAAGGAAATGGTGGCACTTCTCCGGGAATTGCAGGTCCCTGACCGGGATATTATTTTGGAAACAAAATCGCTCAGCACCTATGAAAATGCACGATATACAAAAGAGTTGTTAGAGAAGAAGCAGCTTGCGGCGAGACGGATTACGCTGGTGACAGATCACTGGCATACGCGCCGCGCTGTTTTCGTATTTAAGCACGTATTTAAAGCAAGTGATGTAGAGATAACGAGCGTAGGCTCTCGTTCACTCAAAAAGATCGAACTGGAGCAGTGGTGGCAGGATCATGAGAGTACGCAGACCATTCTCAGCGAATGGGCACGGTTGGTTGTATACAGATTAAAATATTAA
- a CDS encoding PaaI family thioesterase, with protein sequence MTDARYLQELEETFAKVPFWKHTGCVIEHIEDGKAVLSLTIAHEHMNGNMTLHGGMYATLMDNAMGLAARSQGEMKQATTNMNIHFLAASSEGKIYAHGRIVHRTKRTITTEARVQSEDGTLLATATGSFRVLR encoded by the coding sequence ATGACTGATGCACGCTATTTACAGGAACTAGAAGAAACTTTCGCAAAGGTACCGTTCTGGAAGCATACAGGCTGCGTGATCGAGCATATTGAAGATGGAAAGGCAGTGCTTTCGCTTACTATTGCGCATGAACATATGAATGGAAACATGACGCTGCACGGCGGGATGTATGCAACGCTTATGGACAATGCGATGGGTCTTGCTGCCCGTTCACAGGGGGAGATGAAGCAGGCGACCACCAATATGAATATTCATTTTCTTGCCGCTAGTAGCGAAGGAAAAATCTATGCTCACGGCCGTATTGTACATCGTACAAAGCGTACCATTACGACAGAGGCGCGGGTACAGAGTGAAGATGGAACGCTGTTGGCTACAGCCACAGGAAGCTTTCGGGTGTTAAGATAG
- the adh gene encoding aldehyde dehydrogenase, which translates to MISAQPGQEQAKVNFKAQYENFIGGKWIEPVRGEYFENITPVTGQTFCRVARSSAEDIELALDAAHAAKDSWGHTPAADRARILNKIADRMEENLEKLAVVETWDNGKPIRETMAADIPLAIDHFRYFAGILRAEEGSISEIDENTIAYHFYEPLGVVGQIIPWNFPILMACWKLAPALAAGNCVVLKPAEQTPASIMVLLEVIEDLLPPGVLNVVNGFGVEAGKPLASNPRIAKIAFTGETTTGRLIMQYASQNIIPVTLELGGKSPNIFFPDVAAKDDAFFDKAIEGFVMFALNQGEVCTCPSRALIHESIYDEFMERALGRVQSIRQGNPLDTETMIGAQASAEQMEKIMSYIDIGLQEGAECLIGGERNQLEGDLSGGYYVKPTIFKGHNNMRIFQEEIFGPVVSVTTFADEAEALHLANDTLYGLGAGVWTRDMNTAYRMGRRIKAGRVWTNCYHSYPAHAAFGGYKQSGIGRETHKMMLNHYQQTKNLLISYSPDAQGFF; encoded by the coding sequence ATGATTAGTGCACAACCAGGACAGGAGCAGGCGAAGGTAAACTTTAAGGCGCAGTATGAAAATTTCATTGGCGGCAAATGGATAGAGCCGGTAAGAGGCGAGTATTTTGAGAATATCACTCCGGTCACAGGACAAACATTCTGCCGAGTTGCACGCTCTTCTGCTGAGGATATTGAGCTTGCATTAGATGCGGCTCATGCGGCCAAAGACTCCTGGGGACATACTCCAGCGGCAGACCGTGCGCGTATCCTCAATAAAATTGCTGATCGGATGGAAGAGAACTTAGAAAAACTGGCTGTTGTGGAGACATGGGACAACGGTAAGCCGATTCGTGAGACGATGGCGGCTGATATTCCGCTTGCGATTGATCATTTCCGCTATTTTGCCGGAATTCTGCGTGCAGAAGAGGGAAGTATCAGTGAGATTGATGAGAATACAATTGCCTATCACTTCTATGAACCGCTTGGAGTTGTGGGACAAATTATTCCATGGAACTTCCCGATTCTGATGGCATGCTGGAAGCTGGCTCCGGCGCTTGCGGCAGGGAACTGCGTCGTATTGAAACCGGCCGAGCAGACACCGGCATCAATCATGGTGCTGCTTGAGGTTATTGAAGACCTATTGCCGCCAGGAGTTCTCAATGTGGTCAATGGCTTTGGTGTTGAGGCCGGTAAGCCGCTCGCATCAAATCCGCGTATCGCAAAAATCGCTTTCACAGGCGAGACAACGACGGGTCGCCTGATCATGCAGTACGCTTCCCAAAATATTATTCCAGTTACGTTGGAGTTAGGCGGGAAATCACCGAATATCTTCTTCCCGGATGTTGCGGCGAAGGATGATGCATTTTTTGATAAAGCGATTGAGGGATTCGTTATGTTTGCCCTAAATCAGGGGGAAGTGTGCACCTGTCCATCCCGTGCACTGATCCATGAGTCCATCTATGATGAATTTATGGAGCGGGCGCTTGGACGTGTTCAAAGCATCAGACAGGGCAATCCGCTAGACACCGAGACGATGATTGGTGCGCAGGCATCGGCGGAACAGATGGAGAAGATTATGTCCTATATCGATATTGGTCTTCAGGAGGGAGCGGAATGCTTGATTGGCGGTGAGCGCAATCAGCTAGAAGGGGATTTGAGCGGCGGATATTATGTGAAGCCTACGATTTTTAAAGGGCATAATAACATGCGTATTTTCCAGGAAGAGATCTTCGGCCCGGTTGTATCTGTGACGACGTTTGCAGATGAAGCGGAAGCGTTGCATCTAGCCAATGATACGTTGTATGGACTGGGTGCAGGCGTATGGACCCGTGATATGAACACGGCGTATCGTATGGGGCGCAGGATTAAAGCGGGGCGTGTATGGACGAACTGCTATCATTCCTATCCGGCTCATGCGGCATTTGGCGGATACAAACAGTCCGGTATTGGACGCGAGACACACAAAATGATGCTGAACCACTATCAGCAGACAAAGAATCTATTAATTAGTTATTCACCAGATGCACAGGGCTTCTTTTAA
- a CDS encoding LutB/LldF family L-lactate oxidation iron-sulfur protein gives MSVQPLEFFGRVDKALWDQQLRKAVPFTQDRLRDGRFQAADELGNIEEWRELAAQIRMHTIENLDSYLEQLAAQVERNGGHIHFAATAEDAVARVLEIAQDKSACSVIKSKSMVTEEIHLNKHLEAQNIRVIESDLGEYIIQLAGETPSHLIAPAIHKTRSQVAELFSDVAGRTLSDETEELCQFAREELRREFLEADIGISGCNFAVAESGSVVLISNEGNARLTTTLPKVHIAIMGMERLVPTWEDLDIVVSMLTRSATGQKISVYMTALSGPRHLGDIDGPEEFHLIVLDNGRSDILGTAYQEVLKCIRCGACLNVCPVYRHIGGHAYGGVYSGPIGAVLTPLLQGYEEWSDLPYASSLCGACTEVCPVKIPLHDLLIEHRKDEVEQGHTGWKEKLAFKGFGYITTHASLYDKAVRTSHTATGWLAKDGIIEKGPGPLTGWTSVRDLPQPAKQSFREWWKQEGSTHGK, from the coding sequence ATGAGTGTGCAACCACTAGAGTTTTTTGGAAGGGTAGATAAAGCGCTGTGGGATCAACAGCTGCGAAAAGCGGTACCGTTCACTCAGGACAGGCTGCGTGACGGGCGTTTTCAGGCAGCAGATGAATTGGGCAATATAGAGGAATGGCGCGAGTTGGCTGCACAGATCCGAATGCATACGATTGAGAATCTAGATAGCTATCTTGAGCAATTAGCGGCGCAAGTTGAGAGGAACGGGGGACATATCCATTTTGCAGCAACTGCTGAAGATGCTGTAGCACGTGTCCTGGAGATTGCACAGGATAAGAGTGCATGTTCCGTTATCAAATCAAAATCAATGGTCACAGAGGAAATTCATCTTAACAAGCATCTTGAGGCGCAGAATATTCGGGTCATCGAATCTGACCTTGGGGAATATATTATTCAGCTTGCAGGGGAGACACCGTCCCATTTAATCGCACCGGCCATTCATAAGACACGATCGCAAGTAGCAGAGCTTTTTTCTGATGTAGCCGGGCGTACGTTATCTGACGAAACGGAGGAATTATGCCAATTCGCCCGTGAAGAATTGCGACGTGAGTTTTTAGAGGCGGACATCGGCATCTCCGGATGTAATTTTGCGGTTGCGGAGTCGGGATCTGTCGTATTAATTAGCAACGAGGGCAATGCCCGGCTTACGACTACGCTGCCTAAGGTCCATATCGCTATTATGGGAATGGAGCGTCTGGTTCCGACGTGGGAGGATCTGGACATTGTTGTATCTATGCTGACGCGCAGCGCCACCGGGCAAAAAATCAGTGTTTATATGACTGCGCTGAGCGGTCCGCGTCACCTAGGAGATATAGATGGTCCAGAGGAATTTCATTTGATTGTCCTTGATAACGGACGCTCTGATATTCTCGGGACAGCTTATCAGGAAGTGTTGAAATGTATTCGCTGCGGCGCATGTCTGAATGTATGTCCGGTCTATCGGCATATCGGTGGACATGCATATGGCGGAGTATACAGCGGCCCGATAGGAGCTGTGCTTACCCCGCTGCTTCAAGGATATGAAGAATGGAGCGATCTTCCGTATGCCTCAAGTTTATGCGGGGCATGTACTGAAGTGTGTCCGGTCAAAATTCCGCTTCATGACTTGCTTATTGAGCATCGAAAAGACGAGGTCGAACAAGGACATACCGGATGGAAGGAGAAGTTAGCCTTCAAAGGATTCGGTTACATAACGACTCATGCTTCTCTATATGATAAGGCTGTCCGTACCAGTCATACAGCTACCGGATGGTTGGCTAAAGACGGTATCATTGAAAAAGGTCCGGGTCCGCTTACAGGGTGGACAAGTGTCCGCGATTTACCACAGCCGGCTAAACAATCATTCCGCGAATGGTGGAAGCAGGAGGGGAGTACACATGGCAAATAA
- a CDS encoding (Fe-S)-binding protein, with the protein MRVALFITCLSDVFFPDVGKSAVEVLQRYGVDVHFPEAQTCCGQPAYNSGYQKEAKETAKHMINVFSASDYVVAPSGSCVAMIRHYYPELMKEEEEWREKAQMLAKKTYEFSEFLVKVLEVEAVDAALCARATYHHSCHMSRGLGIHAEPASLLSNVKELEITELPYCQDCCGFGGTFAAKMSAISEAMVDEKIKNIEATGAELLIGSDMGCLMNIGGRLRRTGKDIQVMHVAEVLAKGGAK; encoded by the coding sequence ATGAGAGTTGCTTTGTTCATCACATGTTTATCTGATGTATTTTTTCCCGATGTTGGTAAGAGTGCAGTGGAAGTGCTGCAAAGATACGGCGTTGACGTTCATTTTCCTGAAGCACAGACGTGCTGCGGACAACCCGCTTACAATAGTGGTTATCAAAAAGAGGCAAAAGAGACAGCCAAACATATGATCAACGTATTCTCGGCATCTGATTACGTCGTAGCGCCTTCCGGGTCTTGCGTGGCGATGATTCGCCATTACTATCCAGAGCTGATGAAAGAAGAAGAGGAGTGGAGAGAGAAGGCGCAGATGCTTGCTAAGAAAACATATGAATTCTCTGAATTTCTTGTAAAAGTACTGGAAGTGGAAGCGGTCGATGCTGCCCTGTGCGCTCGTGCTACGTATCATCATTCCTGCCATATGAGTCGGGGGCTGGGCATTCATGCCGAGCCGGCATCTCTTCTCTCTAATGTAAAAGAGTTGGAAATAACAGAACTTCCCTATTGCCAGGATTGCTGTGGATTTGGCGGTACTTTTGCCGCCAAAATGAGCGCGATTTCTGAAGCGATGGTAGATGAGAAAATAAAGAATATTGAAGCAACAGGAGCTGAACTTTTGATTGGATCAGACATGGGCTGTCTGATGAATATTGGAGGCCGTTTACGGCGTACAGGAAAGGATATACAGGTCATGCACGTAGCGGAAGTATTGGCGAAAGGAGGAGCCAAATGA
- a CDS encoding GlcG/HbpS family heme-binding protein: MGVLTLDMAKEMIEHAEHEARQLGVPMVISVVDEGGNFIACHRMDDALLVSIDIAQNKAWTSVALKMPSANLAAAGTPGAELYGINTTNSGRIVLFGGGIPLHVEDRIIGAVGVSGGSVEQDVQVAEAAVKAFEKMAANV, from the coding sequence ATGGGTGTATTAACGTTAGATATGGCGAAGGAAATGATCGAGCATGCAGAGCATGAGGCGCGTCAACTCGGTGTTCCGATGGTCATCTCCGTTGTTGACGAGGGAGGTAACTTTATTGCCTGCCACAGAATGGATGATGCGCTTCTAGTAAGCATAGACATCGCCCAGAATAAGGCATGGACATCAGTAGCATTGAAGATGCCGAGTGCTAATTTAGCAGCAGCGGGAACACCTGGCGCTGAATTGTATGGGATCAATACGACAAACAGCGGACGGATTGTACTTTTTGGCGGCGGCATTCCGCTGCATGTAGAGGATCGCATTATAGGAGCGGTCGGTGTTAGCGGGGGATCTGTGGAGCAGGATGTGCAGGTAGCAGAAGCCGCGGTCAAAGCGTTTGAGAAGATGGCAGCCAACGTATAA
- a CDS encoding thioredoxin family protein — translation MSSNLKNKFGAGEAPKQFMEEMTKNKEAFHDWYHRFSWSEEEQTFFASLQQRDDLRCLILAADWCGDVVRNVPVVFRAMEEARIPTEVLIMEKHLDVMDQFLTMGGRAIPIVIFTDSEGNVLGKWGPRPAHVQAIMNAFKKEHPDRNAADYEEKIKEARAKMLQEYGEDTSYQSIIIKELHAILTAL, via the coding sequence ATGAGCAGCAATCTGAAAAATAAATTCGGTGCAGGAGAGGCACCTAAACAATTTATGGAAGAAATGACGAAGAATAAAGAAGCCTTTCACGATTGGTACCATCGCTTCTCCTGGTCAGAAGAAGAACAGACTTTCTTCGCCTCACTACAACAGCGTGATGACCTGCGCTGCCTTATTCTTGCTGCAGACTGGTGCGGTGATGTTGTACGCAATGTCCCTGTCGTCTTTCGCGCCATGGAAGAAGCTCGCATTCCGACAGAAGTACTCATTATGGAGAAGCATCTCGATGTGATGGATCAGTTTCTTACGATGGGAGGCCGCGCCATTCCTATCGTAATCTTCACCGATTCAGAAGGCAATGTACTTGGTAAGTGGGGACCGCGTCCCGCTCATGTGCAGGCAATTATGAACGCATTCAAAAAGGAACATCCTGACCGCAACGCAGCGGATTATGAGGAGAAAATCAAGGAAGCACGTGCCAAAATGCTGCAGGAATACGGAGAAGATACAAGCTATCAATCCATTATAATTAAAGAGCTGCACGCCATACTCACCGCGCTATAA